From Mustela nigripes isolate SB6536 chromosome 13, MUSNIG.SB6536, whole genome shotgun sequence, one genomic window encodes:
- the CHAC1 gene encoding glutathione-specific gamma-glutamylcyclotransferase 1 gives MKQESTAQNTPPASPPLSPAPSPTPSPTPSPPSQHPRDDGDPQALWIFGYGSLVWRPDFAYSDSRVGFVRGYSRRFWQGDTFHRGSDKMPGRVVTLLEDHEGCTWGVAYQVRGEQVSEALKYLNVREAVLGGYDTKEVTFYPQDTPDQPLKALAYVATPQNPGYLGPAPEEAIATQILACRGFSGHNLEYLLRLADFMQLCGPQAQDEHLAAIVDAVGTMLPCFCPTEQALALV, from the exons ATGAAGCAGGAGTCCACAGCCCAGAACACGCCGCCCGCCTCGCCGCCCCTCTCACCAGCCCCCTCGCCAACCCCCTCGCCAACCCCCTCGCCACCCTCGCAGCATCCCCGGGATGACGGCGACCCCCAAGCGCTGTGGATTTTCGGGTACGGCTCCCTGGTGTGGAGGCCCGACTTCGCCTACAGCGACAGCCGTGTGGGCTTCGTGCGCGGCTACAGCCGCCGCTTCTGGCAGGGAGACACCTTCCATCGGGGCAGCGACAAGATG cCTGGCCGTGTGGTGACCCTCCTTGAAGATCATGAG GGCTGCACTTGGGGTGTGGCATACCAGGTTCGAGGTGAGCAGGTGAGCGAGGCGCTGAAGTACCTGAATGTTCGGGAAGCAGTGCTTGGCGGCTATGATACCAAGGAAGTCACCTTCTACCCCCAAGATACCCCTGACCAACCACTCAAGGCATTGGCTTATGTGGCCACCCCCCAGAATCCTGGTTACCTGGGTCCTGCCCCTGAGGAGGCCATTGCAACACAGATCCTGGCCTGCCGCGGCTTCTCGGGCCACAACCTCGAGTACTTGTTGCGCCTGGCGGACTTCATGCAGCTCTGTGGGCCCCAGGCACAGGATGAGCACCTGGCTGCCATCGTGGACGCTGTGGGCACCATGCTGCCCTGCTTCTGCCCCACCGAGCAGGCTTTGGCACTGGTCTGA
- the DLL4 gene encoding delta-like protein 4 — translation MAAASRSASRWALLLLVALWQQRAACSGVFQLQLQEFANERGVLASGRPCEPGCRTFFRVCLKHFQAVLSPGPCTFGSVSTPVLGTNSFAVGDDSSGGGRNPLQLPFNFTWPGTFSLIIEAWHAPGDDLRPEALPPDALISKIAIQGSLAVGKNWLLDEQTSPPTRLRYSYRVICSDNYYGDSCSRLCKKRNDHFGHYVCQPDGSLSCLPGWTGEYCEEPVCLSGCHEQNGYCSKPAECICRPGWQGRLCDECIPHNGCRHGTCSIPWQCTCDEGWGGLFCDQDLNYCTHHSPCKNGATCSNSGQRSYTCTCRPGYTGVDCELELSECDSNPCRNGGSCKDQEDGYRCLCAPGYYGLHCEHSTLSCADSPCFNGGSCRERSQGASYACECPPNFMGSNCEKKVDRCASNPCANGGQCLNRGPNRVCRCRPGFTGPYCELHLSDCARNPCAHGGTCHEMENGLVCTCAAGFSGRRCEVRIHVDACTSGPCFNGATCYPGLSEDSFVCNCPYGFVGSRCEFPMSMPPSFPWVAVSLGVGLVVVLVLLGMVAVAVRQLRLRRPDDGSREAMNNLSDFQKDNLIPAAQLKNTNQKKELEVDCGLDKSNCGKQQNHTLDYNLAPGALGRGTMLGKYPHSEKSLGEKAPLRLHSEKPECRISAICSPRDSMYQSVCLISEERNECVIATEV, via the exons ATGGCAGCCGCGTCCCGTAGCGCCTCTCGCTGGGCGCTACTGCTGCTGGTGGCACTTTGGCAGCAG CGCGCAGCCTGCTCCGGAGTCTTCCAGCTGCAGCTGCAGGAGTTTGCCAACGAGCGTGGCGTGCTGGCCAGCGGGCGGCCGTGCGAACCCGGCTGCAGGACGTTCTTCCGCGTCTGCCTTAAGCACTTCCAGGCGGTCTTGTCGCCCGGGCCCTGCACCTTCGGCAGCGTCTCTACGCCTGTGTTGGGCACCAACTCCTTCGCCGTCGGGGACGATAGTAGTGGCGGGGGACGCAACCCTCTCCAGCTGCCTTTCAATTTCACCTGGCCG GGTACCTTCTCACTCATCATAGAAGCTTGGCACGCGCCAGGAGACGACCTGCGGCCAG AGGCCTTGCCACCCGACGCGCTCATCAGCAAGATCGCCATCCAGGGCTCCCTAGCTGTGGGCAAGAACTGGTTACTGGATGAGCAGACCAGCCCCCCAACGAGGCTGCGCTACTCTTACCGGGTCATCTGCAGTGACAACTACTATGGGGACAGCTGCTCACGCCTGTGCAAGAAGCGCAATGACCACTTCGGCCACTACGTGTGCCAACCAGATGGCAGCCTGTCCTGCCTCCCCGGCTGGACTGGGGAGTACTGCGAAGAGC cGGTCTGTCTTTCTGGCTGTCACGAACAGAACGGCTACTGCAGCAAGCCAGCGGAGTGCAT CTGCCGCCCAGGCTGGCAGGGCCGCCTCTGCGATGAATGCATTCCCCACAATGGCTGTCGCCATGGCACCTGCAGCATCCCATGGCAGTGCACCTGCGATGAGGGCTGGGGTGGCCTCTTCTGCGACCAAG ATCTCAATTACTGCACCCACCACTCCCCCTGCAAGAATGGGGCGACGTGCTCCAACAGCGGACAGCGGAGCTACACCTGCACCTGCCGCCCAGGCTACACTGGGGTGGACTGTGAGCTGGAGCTCAGCGAGTGTGACAGCAACCCCTGTCGCAACGGGGGCAGCTGTAAG GACCAGGAGGATGGTTACCGTTGCCTGTGTGCCCCGGGCTACTATGGCCTGCACTGTGAGCACAGTACATTGAGCTGTGCCGACTCCCCCTGCTTCAATGGGGGTTCCTGCCGGGAGCGCAGCCAGGGAGCCAGCTATGCCTGTGAGTGCCCCCCTAACTTCATGGGCTCCAACTGTGAGAAAAAAGTGGACAGGTGTGCCAGCAACCCGTGTGCCAATG GGGGCCAGTGCCTGAACCGTGGTCCTAACCGCGTGTGCCGTTGCCGTCCTGGGTTCACAGGCCCCTACTGTGAACTCCACCTCAGTGACTGTGCCCGCAACCCTTGTGCCCATGGCGGCACCTGCCACGAGATGGAGAATGGGCTTGTGTGCACCTGTGCTGCTGGCTTCTCTGGCCGGCGCTGCGAGGTGCGGATACATGTCGACGCCTGTACCTCGGGACCCTGCTTCAACGGGGCCACCTGCTACCCTGGCCTCTCCGAGGACAGCTTTGTCTGCAACTGTCCCTATGGCTTTGTGGGCAGCCGCTGCGAGTTCCCTATGAGCATGCCGCCCAGCTTCCCCTGGGTGGCTGTCTCTCTGGGTGTGGGcctggtggtggtgctggtgttGCTGGGCATGGTGGCGGTGGCTGTGCGGCAGCTGCGGCTCCGGCGACCTGACGACGGCAGCAGGGAGGCCATGAACAACTTGTCGGACTTCCAGAAGGACAACCTGATCCCTGCTGCCCAGCTCAAGAATACAAACCAGAAGAAGGAGCTGGAAGTGGACTGTGGCCTGGACAAGTCCAACTGTGGCAAACAGCAGAACCACACACTGGACTATAATCTAGCCCCAGGGGCTCTGGGGCGAGGGACCATGCTGGGAAAGTACCCCCACAGTGAGAAGAGCTTAGGGGAGAAGGCGCCACTGCGGTTACACAG TGAAAAGCCAGAGTGTCGGATATCAGCGATATGCTCCCCCAGGGATTCCATGTACCAGTCTGTGTGTTTGATATCAGAAGAGAGGAACGAATGTGTCATTGCCACGGAG GTATAA